One window of Gilliamella sp. B3022 genomic DNA carries:
- a CDS encoding GntR family transcriptional regulator, which translates to MLKYRDVAKKIQQAIYQQNLPKDTQLPNIEGLINQYQVSRTTIIKALNCLERHGVIYQIQGSGIFVRQPQKRGYLNFLESHGFSVDLNGSPNSSQVFNVDIVQPSSKVKQNLQCDDGEEVYFIKRLRKFDDKVYALEQSYYRKKMIGYLNKEIAEHSIFSYIKDIFKINIGFSDKYFKAIKLDKQTAVYLGLNAGDPALCVEEIFYTSAGEPFDFSTIIYHYDNAKFYVQSNSK; encoded by the coding sequence ATGCTAAAATACCGAGATGTGGCGAAGAAAATTCAGCAAGCAATTTATCAACAAAATTTGCCTAAAGATACCCAACTGCCTAATATCGAAGGTTTAATTAATCAATATCAAGTTAGTCGTACGACCATTATCAAAGCACTAAACTGCTTAGAAAGGCATGGCGTTATATATCAAATTCAAGGCAGCGGTATTTTTGTTAGGCAACCGCAGAAACGTGGTTATCTTAATTTTTTGGAAAGTCATGGTTTTAGTGTTGATTTAAATGGTTCACCGAATTCCTCGCAAGTATTTAATGTAGATATTGTTCAACCAAGTTCTAAAGTGAAACAAAACCTCCAATGTGATGATGGTGAAGAAGTTTATTTTATAAAACGTTTACGTAAGTTTGATGACAAAGTTTATGCGCTTGAACAATCATACTATCGAAAAAAAATGATTGGTTATTTAAATAAAGAGATTGCCGAACACTCCATATTCAGTTACATAAAAGATATCTTCAAAATCAATATCGGTTTTTCTGACAAATATTTCAAAGCGATTAAATTAGACAAGCAGACCGCAGTTTATTTAGGATTAAACGCAGGGGATCCCGCCCTATGTGTTGAAGAAATTTTTTATACCAGTGCTGGTGAACCATTTGACTTTTCAACCATCATATATCATTACGACAATGCTAAGTTTTACGTACAAAGTAACTCTAAATGA
- a CDS encoding glucose PTS transporter subunit IIA, whose protein sequence is MSSKIRDYNKLAVDILNELGGEDNIVSVARCTTRLRIVTQKTPDHAKQAIAKLPGVITVVEKGGQIQIVIGTNVEKVYNAFIQLINTDNKIAKNSQSGILNRVIATMSAVFAPFVYVLAASGILQGILILIKLAYPEFGATGTYQVFNFISWAPFAFLPIFIAITASQHFRCNIYIAVACCAALLSPTWAELAAMIKTGQEINLFGLALSETTYASTVLPPLFLVWLLSYLEHFLEPRLHSIIKPLLMPLICLVIMVPLTLVAIGPITAGAAHYIANGYNWIVDLAPSVAGGLIGAVWQVFVIFGVHWGITPVIIENINQYGQDSFQAYQTIAVIGQVGAALGFYIKTRSKEMKGVSLSAFVTGIFGITEPAIYGVNLRFKRPFVYGCICGALGGIAAGLFTPYYYTYAALPGPLTIVNAINSDHSGSFIGVLIGSVIALFGPVILIQIFGTNETQLGNATRENKTSKIENETPKIIIGEINVSSPMIGKALPLSEVPDPVFSQKLMGEGIAIEPTDNHVYAPYDGEVTAVFEASKHAIGLVLDNGVELLIHVGIDTVNLTNNEFEYHVKLNQKVKKGDRLISFDPQAIKQAGYPLITPIIIVNTDQYQVITLTEKAEVNLDDNLFEIKQ, encoded by the coding sequence ATGTCATCTAAAATTAGAGATTATAATAAATTGGCAGTTGATATTTTAAATGAGCTAGGCGGGGAAGATAATATCGTCTCTGTTGCTCGTTGTACTACCCGTTTGCGTATTGTTACGCAAAAAACACCCGACCATGCCAAGCAAGCCATTGCAAAATTACCAGGAGTAATTACTGTCGTTGAAAAAGGCGGTCAAATACAGATTGTTATCGGTACGAATGTTGAAAAAGTTTATAATGCTTTTATACAACTTATTAATACCGATAATAAAATTGCCAAAAATTCACAAAGTGGCATTCTAAATCGAGTCATTGCAACTATGTCAGCCGTTTTTGCGCCATTTGTTTATGTATTAGCAGCATCGGGGATTTTACAAGGGATCTTGATTTTAATTAAGTTAGCCTATCCTGAATTTGGAGCTACAGGTACTTACCAAGTTTTTAACTTTATTTCTTGGGCACCGTTTGCTTTTTTACCTATTTTTATTGCTATTACTGCCTCACAACATTTTCGATGCAACATTTATATTGCAGTGGCTTGTTGTGCAGCATTACTTTCACCAACGTGGGCAGAACTTGCTGCGATGATAAAAACAGGACAAGAAATTAATCTATTTGGATTAGCATTATCTGAAACTACCTATGCATCAACAGTATTACCACCTCTTTTTCTAGTTTGGTTGCTATCATATTTGGAGCATTTTTTAGAGCCTCGTTTACATAGCATCATAAAACCATTATTAATGCCATTGATCTGCTTAGTAATTATGGTACCACTTACTTTAGTTGCTATTGGACCAATTACTGCTGGTGCTGCACATTACATTGCTAATGGATATAATTGGATTGTTGACCTTGCACCATCAGTAGCAGGTGGTTTGATTGGTGCTGTTTGGCAGGTATTTGTTATATTTGGCGTACATTGGGGTATTACACCAGTTATTATTGAGAATATCAATCAATATGGGCAAGATTCTTTCCAAGCTTATCAAACCATCGCGGTTATTGGTCAAGTTGGCGCTGCGTTAGGTTTCTATATAAAAACTCGAAGCAAAGAAATGAAAGGCGTATCATTATCAGCTTTTGTGACAGGGATATTTGGTATTACTGAACCCGCTATCTATGGCGTGAACTTACGTTTTAAAAGACCATTTGTTTATGGCTGTATTTGTGGTGCACTTGGAGGCATTGCGGCAGGATTATTTACACCTTATTACTATACGTATGCTGCCTTGCCAGGGCCTTTGACTATTGTCAATGCCATTAATTCAGACCATTCAGGTTCTTTCATTGGTGTTTTAATTGGTTCGGTAATCGCATTATTTGGACCAGTTATTCTTATTCAAATTTTTGGCACAAATGAAACTCAACTAGGTAATGCAACAAGAGAAAATAAAACATCCAAAATTGAGAACGAAACACCTAAAATTATAATTGGTGAAATAAATGTGAGCAGCCCTATGATTGGTAAAGCATTACCACTCAGTGAAGTACCTGACCCTGTTTTTTCGCAAAAACTTATGGGCGAAGGTATTGCTATTGAACCAACCGATAATCATGTTTATGCACCTTATGATGGTGAAGTAACGGCTGTGTTTGAAGCATCAAAACATGCTATTGGTTTGGTTTTAGATAATGGTGTTGAATTATTAATTCACGTAGGTATTGACACGGTCAATTTAACCAATAATGAGTTTGAATACCATGTGAAATTGAATCAAAAAGTGAAAAAAGGTGATCGATTGATCAGCTTTGATCCTCAAGCAATTAAACAAGCCGGTTACCCATTAATTACTCCAATTATTATTGTTAATACTGATCAATACCAAGTAATCACATTAACTGAAAAAGCGGAAGTAAATCTAGATGATAACCTTTTTGAAATAAAGCAATAA
- a CDS encoding 6-phospho-beta-glucosidase produces MTKNPFLWGGALAAHQFEGGWNEGGKGPSVVDVMTAGAHNVPRQITQEIEADKFYPNHTAIDFYHHYKEDIKLFSELGLKCLRTSIAWTRIFPKGDELEPNEEGLRFYDNVFDELIANGIEPVITLSHFEMPLHIARQYGGFRNRKTVEFFERFATACFERYKNKVKYWMTFNEINNQMDTSNPIFFWTNSGVKVQPDENPQEVLYQVAHYELLASAKAVIAGKKINPNFEIGCMISHVPIYPYSCNPQDMMASEIAMHQRFFFPDVHVRGYYPSYALKEFEREGYKLDITDEDLTILKQGTVDYIGFSYYMSTVVKADAKNDHRDNIVNGALPNAVENPYIKSSDWGWPIDPEGLRYTLNRLYDRYQLPLFIVENGFGAIDELENSNKIHDKPRIEYLGAHIKAMLKAIDYDGVDVMGYTAWGIIDVVSFTTGEMKKRYGVIYVDRDNEGNGTMKRYKKDSFDWYKQVISSNGANLK; encoded by the coding sequence ATGACTAAAAATCCATTTTTATGGGGCGGAGCATTAGCCGCTCATCAATTCGAAGGTGGTTGGAATGAAGGTGGCAAAGGACCAAGCGTGGTTGATGTCATGACTGCGGGAGCACATAACGTTCCAAGACAAATCACACAAGAAATTGAAGCAGATAAATTTTATCCAAATCATACTGCCATCGATTTTTATCATCATTATAAAGAAGATATTAAACTGTTTTCTGAATTAGGTTTGAAATGCTTGCGTACTTCTATTGCTTGGACTCGTATCTTTCCAAAGGGTGATGAATTAGAGCCAAACGAAGAAGGTTTACGTTTTTATGATAATGTATTTGATGAGTTAATTGCTAATGGTATTGAACCTGTTATAACTTTATCTCATTTTGAAATGCCTTTACATATTGCTCGTCAATACGGTGGCTTTAGAAATCGTAAAACAGTTGAATTTTTTGAACGTTTTGCAACAGCTTGTTTTGAACGTTATAAAAACAAAGTGAAATATTGGATGACGTTTAACGAAATTAACAACCAAATGGATACCAGTAATCCGATATTTTTCTGGACTAATTCAGGTGTGAAGGTTCAACCCGATGAAAATCCGCAAGAAGTACTTTATCAAGTTGCTCATTATGAATTGTTAGCAAGCGCCAAAGCAGTTATCGCCGGTAAAAAAATTAATCCTAATTTTGAAATTGGCTGTATGATTTCTCATGTACCAATTTATCCATATTCTTGTAATCCACAAGATATGATGGCATCTGAAATTGCGATGCACCAACGCTTCTTCTTCCCTGATGTGCATGTTCGTGGTTATTATCCATCTTATGCCTTAAAAGAGTTTGAACGAGAAGGTTATAAACTTGATATCACCGATGAAGATTTAACGATTTTAAAACAAGGTACCGTTGATTACATCGGCTTTAGTTATTACATGTCAACTGTGGTTAAAGCTGATGCTAAAAATGATCATCGTGACAATATTGTCAATGGCGCTTTACCTAACGCGGTTGAAAATCCTTACATTAAAAGCAGCGATTGGGGTTGGCCAATTGATCCTGAAGGTCTACGTTATACTCTTAATCGTTTATACGATCGCTATCAATTACCACTATTTATTGTTGAAAATGGTTTTGGTGCTATCGACGAATTAGAAAACAGCAATAAAATTCATGATAAACCACGCATCGAATATCTTGGCGCCCACATTAAAGCAATGCTAAAAGCCATAGATTATGATGGAGTTGATGTCATGGGTTATACCGCATGGGGTATTATTGATGTCGTATCATTTACAACTGGCGAAATGAAAAAACGTTATGGTGTGATTTATGTAGACCGTGATAATGAAGGAAACGGTACTATGAAACGCTATAAAAAAGATTCATTTGATTGGTATAAACAAGTCATTAGCAGTAATGGCGCTAATTTAAAATAA
- the dinB gene encoding DNA polymerase IV produces the protein MRKIIHVDMDCFYAAVEMRDNPRYRNLPIAVGGDPRKRGVVATANYLARQYGIHSAMSMSQALKLCPNLKVIPSRHAVYKEISKQIHQIFQRYTKSIETLSLDEAYLDVTDCKLCHGSATLIAQDIRQTIYKELELTASAGVAPLKFLAKIASDMNKPNGQYVITPDNVANFIAQLPLKKIPGVGKVTEKKLTELGLVTCNDVINYDVSKLLNQFGKFGRVLYERCQGIDEREVCNDRQRKSVGVERTLVNDIHTWDECLLLFEPLFEEIKNRLSKVRSDLSIARQGVKFKFDDFQLTTQEHVWSKLDKQDLIEQAYKVWHERRNDRGVRLIGFHVTLIDPQLDKQLLFNF, from the coding sequence CGTAATTTGCCGATAGCTGTAGGGGGGGATCCACGTAAACGCGGCGTTGTTGCTACTGCAAATTATTTAGCTCGTCAATATGGGATACATAGTGCAATGTCTATGTCACAAGCACTGAAATTATGTCCTAATCTTAAAGTTATCCCAAGTCGACATGCTGTTTATAAAGAAATCTCCAAGCAAATCCATCAAATATTTCAACGTTATACTAAATCGATTGAAACTTTGTCATTAGATGAAGCGTATTTAGATGTGACCGATTGTAAACTTTGTCATGGCTCAGCTACTTTAATTGCTCAAGATATCCGCCAGACGATATACAAAGAGCTAGAATTGACTGCTTCGGCTGGTGTTGCCCCACTAAAATTTTTAGCTAAAATCGCTTCAGATATGAACAAACCTAATGGACAATATGTAATTACGCCAGATAATGTTGCTAACTTTATTGCTCAATTACCCCTTAAAAAAATTCCTGGCGTGGGTAAAGTGACTGAAAAAAAATTAACGGAATTAGGGTTAGTCACCTGTAATGATGTGATTAATTATGATGTGAGTAAATTGCTTAATCAATTTGGTAAATTTGGGCGAGTGTTATATGAAAGATGTCAAGGTATCGATGAGCGGGAGGTCTGTAATGATAGGCAACGTAAATCCGTTGGGGTTGAGCGTACGTTAGTTAACGACATTCATACTTGGGATGAATGTTTATTACTGTTTGAACCGTTATTTGAAGAAATCAAAAATCGGCTAAGTAAAGTTCGTTCTGATTTGTCGATAGCTCGCCAAGGTGTCAAGTTTAAATTTGATGATTTTCAACTTACTACGCAAGAACATGTTTGGTCTAAACTTGATAAACAAGATTTAATCGAACAAGCCTATAAAGTTTGGCATGAACGTCGAAATGATCGTGGAGTACGTTTAATTGGTTTCCATGTTACTTTAATTGATCCGCAGCTTGATAAGCAATTGCTCTTTAATTTTTAA